The following is a genomic window from Acidobacteriota bacterium.
AGGACGGCGGGAGGTTCTACGCGAGCTGACGGCGAACCGCGGGCCGCGGCCGCATCACCAGGAGGCGGCGCTGCGGGCCCGCTCGAGGACACAGGATGAGCACACCGAAGACGGAGCCACCCCCCACCAGCGGAACGCGGGACGAGCACTCCCACCTCGACACGCTCGACACGTCGAAGATGAGCGCCGGAAAGGCCGCAGCCCTGGAGCTGGCGGAGGAGGCGCGCGAGGAGCTGCGGGAGTACACGACCTTCGCCGGGTCGCTCTTCATGGGACGCGTGCGCTGGCCTCTCGTCGTGCCCTTTCCCGGACAGAGTGAAGAGGACCGTGCCGCCGGGGACGCTTTTCTCGCGCGCCTCGAGGAGCTGCTGCGGACGAAGGTCGACCCGGACGAGATCGACCGGACGGGCGAGATACCGCAGGAGGTGATCGACGAGCTGGCCGCGATCGGGGCGTTCGGGATCAAGGTGCCGCGCGAGTACGGCGGGCTCGGCCTGTCCCAGACGAACTACTCGCGGGCCGCCGTTCTCCTGGGGAGCTACTGCGGCAACGTGACCGCTCTCCTCTCCGCGCACCAGTCGATCGGTGTGCCCCAGCCGCTCCTGCTCTTCGGCTCCGAGGAGCAGAAGCGCAAGTTCCTGCCGAAGGTGGCCGGCGGCGCGATCTCGGGCTTTGCGCTGACCGAGGTGAAAGTGGGCTCGGATCCCGCCCGCATGGAGACGACGGCCACGCCGACGGAGGACGGCCGCCACTTCGTCATCAACGGCGAGAAGCTCTGGTGCACCAATGGGACCCGCGCGGACTACGTCATCGTCATGGCGAAGACCCCCCCGAAGGTCATCCGCGGCAAGGAGCGCGACCAGGTCACCGCGTTCGTCGTCGACATGAAATCGCCGGGCGTGAGCATCCCCCACCGCTGCCGGTTCATGGGGCTCCGGGCGCTCTACAACGCGGTGATCAGGTTCGAGAACGTGAAGGTGCCGCGCGAGAACATCGTCCTCGGCGAGGGCAAGGGCATGCGGGTCGCGCTGACGACCCTCAATACCGGGCGGCTCACCCTTCCCGCCGCCTGCGTCGGGCTCGCCAAGCGATGCCTGGGCATCGCGCGGGAGTGGTCCAACGAGCGGGAGCAGTGGGGGGCGACCATCGGCAAGCACGGCGCGATCGCCGACAAGATCGCGGGTATGGCTTCCACCCTGTTCGCCATGGAGGCGATGACGTTCCTCACCTCCGGGCTGGTCGATCGGAAGTCGTCCGACATCCGCCTCGAGGCGGCGATGTGCAAGATGTGGTGCACCGAGGCGGCCTGGAGAATCGCGGACGAGACGCTTCAGATCCGCGGGGGGAGGGGCTTCGAAACAGCCCAGTCCCTCGAGGCTCGCGGCGAGAAACCGGTGCCCATGGAGCGGATTCTGCGCGACAACCGGATCAACCTGATCTTCGAGGGCTCGAGCGAGATCATGCGGCTGTTCATCGCCCGCGAGGCGCTCGATCCTCACCTCAAGATCGCCGGCAAGGTCCTCAACAGCCGCCTGCCCGCCAGCGCCCGTCTCGCCGCCGCTGGCCGCTCGGCGCTGTTCTACGCCGGCTGGTACCCGCGGCAGTGGCTGCCGTTCGGCGGTGTCCCCGCCGACCTCGACGGTCCCCTCGCCAGGCACGCGCGCTACGTCGTCCGAACCTCCCGCCGGCTCGCGCGGAAGCTGTTCCACGCGATGATGTCGCATGGGCCGCGCCTCGAACGGGAGCAGATGCTCCTGGCGAGGTTCGTGGAGATCGGGACCGAGCTGTTCGCGATCGCCGCCACCGTGTCGTACGCCCAGCACCGGCTGCGCCAGGGCGCCCCTCGTGACGAGGTGCTGGCGCTGGCCGACCTGTTCTTCCGGGGTGCCCGGCGGCGGATCGCGGAAAGGTTCCGCGGGATCCGCGACAACGACGACGGGAGGCGGTACCGCCTGGCGCAGCGGATCCTCGACGACGACTACCGGTTCCTCGAAAAGGGGATCGTGGGCGACCTCTGATCCCCTGGGGGCGACCTGGTGGTCGTGCGGGAAGGCCGGTTGCTTCGCCGCTCGCGATCGGCGAAAACAGAGGCTCTCCCGCCGGCGCGCGGCGGCCCCCCGGCGCCCGCGCCCGGCGATGGAGGGCGTGGATTGCGAGAGCACCGGGAAAAGCAGCTCGGTCAGCTGTCGGCGACCGCGATTTGCGGGAACGACATCACCTCGTCGACGCTGTACGTGTCGGCGCTGGCGATCCTCTACGCCGGGCACCTGGCGCCGGTGGCCCTCCTGCTCGTGGCCGGCGTGCTCTACCTGTTCCGGTCGATCTATGCCGAGGTCGTCGGCGCCCTTCCGCTGAACGGAGGGGCCTACAACGCCCTCCTCAACACCACGAGCAAGTTCCGGGCCTCGATCGCGGCCTGCCTGACCATCCTCTCCTACATGGCCACGGCAGTGATCTCGGCGAGCGAGGCGATGCACTACGCACACGCCCTGTGGGACGCTCTGCCGGTCATACCGGCCACGGTCGCGTTGCTGGCGGCCTTCATGAGCCTGACGATTCTCGGCATCACGGAGTCGGCAGCGGTGGCGGTCGTCATCTTTCTCTTTCATCTGACGACGCTCACCGCGCTCGGTGTCGTCGGAGCGGCCTACGTGATCCAGCATGGGACCTCCGTTCTGACGGCGAACCTTGCGGTCCCGACCCAGTACGGGCTGGCGAAGTCGCTCTTCTTCGGCTTTTCGGCCGCCATGCTCGGCATCTCGGGCTTCGAATCCTCGGCCAACTTCGTGGAGGAACAGGCCCCGGGCGTCTTTCCCAAGACGCTCCGGAACATGTGGATCGCGGTGTCGATCTTCAATCCGGGGATGGCGCTGCTGGCCCTGGCGCTGGTGCCGGTGTCGGTCGTCCCGGATCACAAGGAGGCGCTGCTCGCGCACATGGGCACGATCGCCGGCGGACCCTGGCTCGGCCGGCTCGTTTCCGTCGACGCCGCCCTGGTGCTGAGCGGCGCCGTGCTCACGAGCTTCGTCGGGGTCAACGGCCTGGTGGGCCGGATGACGCTGGACCGTTGCCTGCCGCAGTTCCTGCTGAAGAGGAATCGGCGGGGGACGACGCACCGGATCATCATCGGTTTCTTCCTGCTGTGCGTTTCGATCCTCTTCATCACGCACGGTGAGCTGAGGACGCTCGCAGGGGTCTACACGATCTCGTTCCTTTCGGTCATGGCGCTCTTCGCCGTCGGCAACATCCTGCTGAAGGTCAAGCGTTCCCAGCTTCCCCGTGACCACCGTGCGTCCTGGCCCGGCGTGCTTCTCGCGATCGCCGCCGTCGGCGCCGGCATCGTCGGGAACGTGATGCTCAATCCGGCCTACGTGTGGGTGTTCCTCGAGTATTTCGTGCCGACGGTCTTGATCGTGGTCATCATGCTCGAGCGCATCTCGATCCTGCGGTTGCTCCTTTTCCTGGTGAGAAGCCTCAGCGCCACGATCGCCGGGACCATGAAGCGCCTCAGCCAGAAGATCCGGGAGAAGATCGACGAGATCAACAGCCAGGAGGTGGTGTTCTTCACCCGCGGCGACAATATCGCCAATCTCAACATGGTGATGCGTTACGTGCAGGAGAACGAGCACACCAACCGGCTGAAGATCGTGATCGTCGTCAAGGACGAAAGCGAGATCCCGCCGCGGCTGTCCGACGATCTCGATTTCCTCGATGAAGCGTATCCGGACATCAAGATCGACTTCGTCGTCGTTCACGGGGAGTTCGGCCCGGAGATCATCCGGAAGCTCTCGCGTGAGTGGAACATTCCGACGAACTTCATGTTTATCGGTTCGCCGGGCTCGCGCTTCCCCTATCGTCTCTCCGACCTGGGAGGTGTGCGGCTCATCATCTGAGCGCGCCCGGGGGCGCTGATCACCCACAGGGATCCGGCAAGAACCAGGACGGCGGCGCCGATGGCGGCCGGCCCCAGCTCGGCGGGATCGACGCCGAGTTCCGCGGCGAGAATCCCCGAGGCGTTGTGCAGGGCATGCCAGAGGACGGCCGGAAAGAGCGAACCGGTCGCGACCGTCACCCAGGCCAGCAGCGTGCCGAGCACGGCCGTGGGGAAGATCCGCCACAACGAGGTGTGGAACACTCCGAACACGATCCCGGATGCGAGGCACGCAGCCACGGGCGAGAGCCGGCGCCGGAGCCCCCACAGGAGAACGCCGCGGAACAGCAGTTCTTCGAAGATGGCGGGCAGGACGGCGAGCATCGGGATCAACTGCCAGCGCGGCACTCCCTCCGGGAGGAGGGCCTCCTGGAAGGCGCGGAGCATCGCCTCGGGAACGGGAAGCACGCGGCTGGCGAGGCGGAACAGCGAGCCGATCACCACGACGCCCGCGGGCGCGCCGGCGATCGCCGCGATCCAGACGGAAAGGCCCGGCCGCGAGGGCCCGAGGATCTCGCGCCACGGCAGGCGGTAGTGGGCGATCGCGGCCAAGGAGGCGCCGCCGAACAGGAGGACAACGTTCAGCAGGAGCTGCAGCCGCACGTCCGTGTCCGGGGACACGTTGAGCGACACGAGCAGGAAGATCCCCCAGAGAACCGCGACGAAGGACGGCACGCGACGCGCGAAGAGCGCAGGGCCGCCGCCGATGTCGGCCTCGTCGGTGGCCGTGGGGCTGATCAGCCGTTCGTTGGAAAGCGCCCTCGCGGCGAGCCGGGCCGCGACGAAGGCCGAT
Proteins encoded in this region:
- a CDS encoding DNA polymerase II, coding for MSAGKAAALELAEEAREELREYTTFAGSLFMGRVRWPLVVPFPGQSEEDRAAGDAFLARLEELLRTKVDPDEIDRTGEIPQEVIDELAAIGAFGIKVPREYGGLGLSQTNYSRAAVLLGSYCGNVTALLSAHQSIGVPQPLLLFGSEEQKRKFLPKVAGGAISGFALTEVKVGSDPARMETTATPTEDGRHFVINGEKLWCTNGTRADYVIVMAKTPPKVIRGKERDQVTAFVVDMKSPGVSIPHRCRFMGLRALYNAVIRFENVKVPRENIVLGEGKGMRVALTTLNTGRLTLPAACVGLAKRCLGIAREWSNEREQWGATIGKHGAIADKIAGMASTLFAMEAMTFLTSGLVDRKSSDIRLEAAMCKMWCTEAAWRIADETLQIRGGRGFETAQSLEARGEKPVPMERILRDNRINLIFEGSSEIMRLFIAREALDPHLKIAGKVLNSRLPASARLAAAGRSALFYAGWYPRQWLPFGGVPADLDGPLARHARYVVRTSRRLARKLFHAMMSHGPRLEREQMLLARFVEIGTELFAIAATVSYAQHRLRQGAPRDEVLALADLFFRGARRRIAERFRGIRDNDDGRRYRLAQRILDDDYRFLEKGIVGDL
- a CDS encoding APC family permease, translating into MSATAICGNDITSSTLYVSALAILYAGHLAPVALLLVAGVLYLFRSIYAEVVGALPLNGGAYNALLNTTSKFRASIAACLTILSYMATAVISASEAMHYAHALWDALPVIPATVALLAAFMSLTILGITESAAVAVVIFLFHLTTLTALGVVGAAYVIQHGTSVLTANLAVPTQYGLAKSLFFGFSAAMLGISGFESSANFVEEQAPGVFPKTLRNMWIAVSIFNPGMALLALALVPVSVVPDHKEALLAHMGTIAGGPWLGRLVSVDAALVLSGAVLTSFVGVNGLVGRMTLDRCLPQFLLKRNRRGTTHRIIIGFFLLCVSILFITHGELRTLAGVYTISFLSVMALFAVGNILLKVKRSQLPRDHRASWPGVLLAIAAVGAGIVGNVMLNPAYVWVFLEYFVPTVLIVVIMLERISILRLLLFLVRSLSATIAGTMKRLSQKIREKIDEINSQEVVFFTRGDNIANLNMVMRYVQENEHTNRLKIVIVVKDESEIPPRLSDDLDFLDEAYPDIKIDFVVVHGEFGPEIIRKLSREWNIPTNFMFIGSPGSRFPYRLSDLGGVRLII